The following nucleotide sequence is from Photobacterium gaetbulicola Gung47.
GGGCCATCACTTAAAAAGTACGGCCTCTGCCCAGGCGAAACTAGGGCGACTGAGCCACAGTGAATTTATCATTATCCGGCCCGAGCAGGCCGATGCCACCGACGAAGAGCAAACCACCCAAGCATTGCAGAGCTTGCTTGATCAGCTCAGCCATATTCAGGCCCGGTACTCGCCAGAGAGCCTCCAGCCCGTTTGTGGCGGAGTTATCACCAAACAAGCTCGAAGCTCACTGGCGGTGTCCGCGCTACTGGCCCAGTGCGATAATGTGCTATCCAAAGCCCAGCACAGCCCTACCCGCATAGCAGCGATTCGCCATCAAAAGGGGCCGCTCCCGAAAAGTGAAAGCCAGGGCAATCAAACACCACAGCACGCTTTGCAACAAATGCATCAACCCGAACACCTGCTATGGGGCAAGCAGCAATGGCTCGAACTTTGCCAAACCGCAATCGACAATGACCGCATTACCCTGTCTTTCCAGACGGTCAGAGACAGCCAACACCACCCCCTTCACCAAGAAGTCTTTGCAGTACTCAAGCACCATGAGCATTGCTATTCCGCTCATCTGTTTATTCCGGCCCTCAATGCCCTCAGACAAACCTCACCGTTGGATCGCCACATCATCCAAAAGGCAGTCCATTACCTATCACTTCACCAAACCTTTCTGGCAATCAACATCGCGCCGACGTCGATTGCAGATACCGAATTTATCCAATGGCTCGACAGCTTCCTCGCCGAACATCCTGTCATCAGCCAGCAGCTTATTTTCGAGTTGCCCGAGATCGCTTTTCTCGAAGAGAGTGCTCAAACTCGATTGCTGTGCCTGGTTCTCGACAGGCACCAGTTTACCTATGGCATTGATCATTTCGGCCACCATTTCGACTCAGTGGGCTACTTGCGCCAATATCACCCCAAATATGTCAAGATCGATGCCGATTTTACCCGCCAGCCAGCCGACGGTATTCAGCACGATGCCCTCAGGGCACTGATCCAGACAGCGCATCACCTCAATATCAAGACCATCGCAACCCGGGTTGAACACCAACCTCAATATCAGGCACTGAAAACCTTGGGGATTGTCGGCTTCCAGGGCCACTACATCACCGTTCACAAGGAGGCAAACCATGGCAGATCCTCTTCTTAATGCCCTGCACTTCCTCTGCCACCACTACGGCCAGCCCCATTCGATGAAAAGCCTACTGGCAGGACTGCCGTTGCAAGACGGCTTGCTCACTCCGCATTTGCTGCCAAGGGCGGCGAACAATGCCGGTTTCCAGGCCGAAGAGGCGGCTCTTAGCCTATCCCAGCTATCTCCGTTGCTGCTGCCCGTCATCGCCCTGCTTGACAGCAACCGAGCCTGTGTACTGCTTGATATCGACCAAGATAAGCAACGGGCGGAAATTGCCCTGCCCGGGGGATTGGACCCAAGCAACGCGGATGCAAGCGGCAGCCAGACCGCAGAAAAAAGCTGGGTAAGCTTCGAGGAGCTGGAGTGCCAGTTTCTCGATCGGGTATTCTTGTTGAGGCAGCCCTTCCAACATGACGCCCGCACATCAACCGATACCGGTGCCGGCAAAGCGCCTAAGGCCAACCAGGCCTGGTTCTGGCAGACATTGTGGCAATCCAAATTCCTGTACCGCGATGTGCTGATAGCCTCGGCCTTGCTCAATCTCTTTGCCTTGGCCATACCGCTGTTTACCCGACTGATTTACGACAAGGTCGTGCCCAATCAAGCTTTTGACACCCTGTGGGTACTGACCAGTGGTATGGCCATCATTTTTGGCTTTGATTGGCTGCTGAAATATCTGCGCAGCTATTTCATCGACATCGCCGGCAAGAAAACGGACATTCTATTATCCGCTGAGATCTACCGTAAGGTCATGGGGCTGCAGCTCGCTGCCCGGCCACCTTCTGTCGGCGCATTCGCCCGCCACTTGCAGGAGTTTGAGTCTGTCCGGGAATTCCTAACCTCCGCCACCATCGCCGCCCTGATTGACCTGCCTTTTGCCCTGCTCTTTTTACTGGTGATCTATATCATTGCCGGGCCGATCGTGATTATCCCGGTTATTGCCATCGCTTTGCTGGCGCTGTATAGCCTATTGATACAAAGGCCGCTGCAAGAAACCATCGAAGAAGGATCTCAGCTTGCCGCGCAAAAGCATGCCAACTTGGTCGAGAGTGTGGCAGGACTTGAAACGGTAAAACTGTTCAACAGCCAACCCCAATACCAGCACCGCTGGGAGCAGGCTGTGGCTCATATAGCCCACTGGGGGATCAAATCCCGCCGCCTGACCGACTCGGTCCACAACTTGGCAGGCCTGAGCCAGCAATGCGTATCAGTAGGAGTGATTATCTACGGGGTGTACCTCATTGCCGCCGGACAATTGAGTGTGGGCGGCCTGATTGCCGTTTCGATGCTGACCAGCAGGGCGATTGGGCCGATGGTTCAGTTATCGCAGCTCTCCACCCGCTACCACCAAGCCAAATCGGCTATCGTCATCCTCAGCGATATCATGGCCATGCCCGATGAAACCCGTCACGACGCAACCTCCGACCGCACCCAGCCGCTGAGCGGGCACCTCTGCTGTGACAACCTGACGTTCAGTTATCCCAATGCCGAAACCGCCGCGTTACAGTCGGTCTCACTGACCATAAAAGCGGGTGAGAAAGTGGCAATCATCGGCAAGATTGGCTCGGGCAAAACCACCTTACAACGGCTATTGATGGGGCTCTACCCGCCAAGTTCTGGCGCTGTGCGCTTCGATAATATCGATATCCATCAATACCACCCCCACACCCTGCGCCAACAGATTGGCTGCGTTCCACAGGACAATGCATTATTTTTCGGCTCAATTCGCGACAACATTACCCTCGGCTCACCGCTGGCCAGTGACGATAACATCGACCTTGCCTGCCAGCGAGCCGGGGTTCACCTCTTCACCCAGCACGAGCCATCCGGCCTCAACCGGCAAGTTGGCGAGAGCGGGCAATATTTGTCCGGCGGGCAGAAACAAGCCATCACCATTGCACGGGCCCTGCTCAATCAGCCCAAGTTACTGATCTTCGATGAGCCCACCAGCCAGATGGACAACCGCTCGGAGCAGCATCTTAAGCACACCCTCAAGGCGCTTGATAAACGGCATACCCTGGTTTTGTTCACCCATAAAACCAGCATGCTGGACTGTGTTGACCGGCTGATTGTGATGGATCAGGGGCATGTCATCGCCGACGGAGAAAAAAGCAAGGTGCTAGAAACCTTGAAGAGCAAGAGTAGCCAAGCCGCCCCTTAGGTTTGTGCTTTGCCAGAAGTGTTGCAGATGTTAGAGCATGCCGTTTGCCAAGTTTTGCTATGTTTATGTGATTCATCAACCATTTGCTAGGAACGTCATCTTATGTATCCCCAGAGCAACAACCTGTATTGGTTGGGAATAAATGCACCAGAGACCGAGTTATTCGAAACGGTCGAATTACTCGGTTCCATTGATGATCTTCCTGATATCTGGGGAGGGGTAATATGCCTAAATTTTGACAAACCTGACGAGCAGGATCACAACCTCTTCTTGATGTTGCGCCAACCCAAACTCTGGACCTGGGCTGTGTATGTCGTAAACCAGAACCGCTACAGTGAATGCCTTTGCGACGGTATTTTCGATGAGCAATCAGCCTATAAGAACTGGTTAGATATCAACCAGAAACTAAGCCGAATTCCCGATATCGCGCAAGTTGAGCCTCTCATCGGCTGGCTGGGTGTCCAGCGGGCACGGCGGATCAAACCACTCAAGCAACTTTGCTCTCTCGGGATCTACCAATACCCCATTGTCGATGCTTTCTATCCCGACCTCTATTCCTCCCATCGCTTTGTACTCGGAGAAACTAAGCGGGAAGTACTCGAGCCAGACAAACTTATCGACCGCATCCGAGTTTGCAAGCAGTGTAATAGTGGACATCTTAACTATGTCGAGGTCTGCCCAAGCTGCAAAAACATCGATATCAATATACAGTCTTCGCTACATTGCTTTACCTGTGGCCATGTTGGCGACCAACAACTATTCTTGCGCCGAGGGAAGTTGGAATGCCCCAACTGTCTAACCCAACTGCGACACATTGGTGTTGACTACGACCGCCCCTTGGAAACCCACCGCTGTAATGCTTGCTCCCACCTATTTGTTGAACCTGACACCCTCAGCCATTGTTTAAATTGTGAAACACAAACGGAAACGGCTGAGTTGATTGTGCAAACCATTTACCAACTTAAACTGGGCCAATTAGGGGAATATGTTTATCAGCACGGTAAGCTATTGCAGGCACCGGAGCTATCGATCAAAGGAAAGGTAGATGCCGGGTATTTTGAAAATATTCTGATCTGGCTTAACAAAATCGCACTGAGGCACAATGAAAGACACCTCCTTCTCAGTATGTACCTACCCCGCCTAGAGGAGTACAGCAACCTCTATGGCGACAACAAAATGTTTGCCTTGCTCGACCAGATCACTTTGCGTCTCAATGGCCTGTTTCGCGATACCGATATCTGCTGCCAATATAAACAAGACATTCTGCTGGTTCTAATGCCCAAAACCGCCATGGCCAGCATCTCAGTATTGCAGGACAAAATCGAACAGCTCAGCCGCCTAATTGAAGAAGAGCAGTTCGAAATGCATGTATCTGCGGTACAAATACCGGATCCTGCCATTAATGAGGGCACCAAGATCTGGCTGGCGAATGTGATAGGTGACATTTATGCTGCAAGATAGCCTTGCCATCTTTAGCCAACTTTACCTGGTGCTGATCCATAACCACGTGTTGTGGCTCATGCTGTTCCCTATGCTTCTGATTTTCGAGCTACCATTATACCTCTTGGTTCTGACAGGGATCTTTCGCTGGTCGTTTCCAACAGCTGAACAGCCAATAACTCACTACCCATTCCTCAGTTTCGTTATTACCTGCTATGGCGAAGGTGACGACATTGAAATCACCATCGACACCCTCGTCGAGCAAATCTATCCCGGACAAATCGAAATACTGGTCATCGTCGATGGAGCAAGCCAGAACCGAGAGACCTATCTGGCGGCAAAACGCTGCAAGCACAAACATCAATTAGCAAGGCAAAGAAAAATCATCGTTGTTCCTAAGTGGCAACGTGGTGGGCGGGTATCTAGCTGCAATGCTGGTCTTGCAATGGCCAAGGGAGAGGTCATTTTCAGTCTTGATGGCGATTCCTCCTTCGACAACGACATGGCATTCAACATGGTCAAACACTTCAACGATCCCAACACGATGGCTTGCGGCGGGGCTCTGCGGGTCAGAAACCACCAAACCAATCTTCTCACTCGGTTGCAAGCTATCGAATATATGCTGTCGATACAAGCCGGTAAAACTGGCATGGCAAGCTGGGGGGTACTCAATAATATCTCGGGGGCTTTTGGTGCGTTTAATACCGCTATAGCCAGGCAAATCGGAGGGTGGGACACACATAGTGCCGAAGATCTCGATATCACAATAAGGTTAATGCAATACAAGAGGCGCTACCCTCACTACCACTTATCTTTTGCTCCCCATGCTATTGGCCATACCGATGTCCCCGATACCCTCCGCGGCTTGGTCAAACAGAGATTGCGTTGGGATGGTGACTTACTTTTTCTCTTCTTGCGCAAACATCGCCATAGTTTAACGCCGTCCTTACTCGGTTGGGGGAACTTTGTTTTTACCCTAGCCTATAGCGTTATTCAAAATATCCTACTACCAATTATTGTAGCCGGGTACACCTTCTATATTTTTGCTTCTTTCCCAATAAAACTTGTCATCGCGCTAGCGTTGATGCTCTATCTGATCTACCTGCTTTTCTCTTTGCTGCTGTCTGTCATCTACTATTTTCTTATTTCTGAGCGACGAGATGACTGGAAAGCATTTGTTTGGCTTCCTCTTTATCCTATCTACCAGTACTTCATGCGGCTGGTGACCGCTTTTGCGATGCTCAATGAAGCGATCCGCCGCAGCCATGAGGAATCGAGCATGGCACCATGGTGGGTATTAAAAAGAGGTAAGAAGTTCTAGGTATGAAAGTCAAATTCCACCTCGACAAACAACTCAAACCACAATCTGAAGGTGGAATGAAAGTTGTCTATGGCCAAACTAAACGCAGCGGGTATAAATTGCGTTGGTACCTGATCCTTGCGCTGGTTATTAGCCCCTTGCTTGCCATGGCTTACTACCTGTACCGCACTCAGGTACTCGTCATTGCACCCGCAATCATTACCTCCTATCCTGTAACTATCCTATCGACGGAAAAGGCTATTGTATCGCCCATACCAACCGCTATTGGCGATGCTATAACCAAAGGACAGGCTGTGTTCTTACTCAGCGACAGCACGCTGGATGCCGAAACACGCTTTATTGAGGAAGAGTTGCTCAAGCTTTCTCCTCCCGCCCCGCAAATCAACCACTTGTACCAAGATTCAATCGCGCAGTCAGAACAAAACCTAGACAAATTCAAACAAATACAACGCAACTACGATACTTTCAGGGAACAAGGACAGGTCTCTGAGGTAGATTACGCGTCAATACTCAACATAAGCAACTCACTGTACAACCAGCTCAACAACCAAAAACTGGCGTATATCGAAGCACAACGTCACTTAAGAGAAATCGCATTAGCCGGCCCGGTGAGCCAAGCGCATCGAGCCTTGATGCAGCAACTTGTCGCCAAACGCGCCCAACAAAACAATTTAACAATACGCAGCCCATTTGATGGCCGAGTCATTGACATTCACGTATTAGAAGGCGAGCGGATCAACGTTAACACCCCGTTAATTACGGTCTCAAAGAATATAACGCCAGATGTCATTGCCTACCTCAACCCGAAATACCTGGAATATGGCCAACTAGGTACGCTTGCTAAGATCACCTTTCCAGATGGCACCAGCTTTACCGCTTCAGTCAACAAGCCAGTGGAGGTCGTCAATAAGTTACCCCAAGAGTTGCTTACCCCCTTCGAAGGACAACCGGCATACCTAAAGATCACCCTTCGCTTCGAAGACGACCTAGACCCCAAGTACTGGATTGAAGGCATGGAGGTCGAAGTTCGATTTTAATCATTGCCATATATAAAGCTAACGCGTTGAAATATTTATGTAAAAAAACAAAGGTAGTTTTGCTTCACTTTCATTGAATTTAATAGGGAAATTACCGTGAAGCTTTCACCTCTCGTTGCTGCTGTACTCATATCGACCGGTTCGACCAGCCATGCCTTCGATCTACAGCATCCCGCGAACAATAATACGGACAACTTGGTTTGGACCGGTCACCTAAGCCCAGATACTGACACCGTCGTTTCAGCCATGCTGGCTGCTCACATCTATGGCGGTGAGGCGACGGTACCAGAGAGGATCAATCCGGAGTCTGAGTTTGTTCTCAGCTACTGTAACGCCGAACCGCCTCGCATCGAGTCAGAATACGGTAACGTTCAAATAGGCCTTGTCGACTTCAACCAGGTCACCCAACTCGCGCCTACCATTAATCAGAACGCTATCGTTGCCGTTATCGACCACCATGCCATTGGTGGCTCGCCAATCAATACCCCACAGATTGTCGCCATGGATATCCGAGGCTGGGGCTCGGCAGCAACGATCTTGGCAGACAATGCCGCCAAACTTGATATCACTCTGCCCAAGCAGCTCGCCTGTGCCGCTTTAGGGGCTATCTTGTCAGATACCGTGATTTTCCAGTCTGCCACCACCACCGAATACGACAAATACTACGCAAAGCAACTTGCTGACCTGGCGGGTATCAATGATATCGAGGATTTCGGCCAGCAGATGCTGATCGCCAAATCAGATCTCAGCCACCTTTCCGCCAGCACCATTTTGACCATGGACTACAAAAATTTTGAATACGGCGGCAAGAAAGTTGGTATCGGCGTGGCAGAAACCCTCACCGCCCAGCAACTACTCGACCGCAAAGAAGAGCTGCTGGCAGCCATGCGGGCATACAAAAAGGCCAATCAACTGGACCATCTGTTCTTCTCAATCACCGACACCAAAGACAAAAAAGCCAACCTGCTATGGGCTGATAGTAGCGACTTAAAGGTGCTCAAAATCGCTTTTGACGCGACAGATCTCGAAAAAGATACGCTGACGCTTGAAGGGGTAACGTCTCGTAAGCGCCAGATTGGCCCAGCCATCCAAAATGCTGTTGAGAGCCTGTAACCCACACAAACGGAAACCGCTGATATCAGCGGTTTCCTTTGGCCATATCCAGAATGGGGGGCAACAAAATTACTGCGTGCTTGCTAAACCACTTTAAGGGAAGAGCAAAGCTCCTCAATTAGCTGCGAACGACGCCTGAAATCCACGAAAAAGTTATTGATTAGCAATACCACGCCATTTCCGCTGTGCGGATCAATCATCACCCGAGAAAGGATACCCGGCCCTCCTCCGTCATGCCCCCAGAACACACCATGTCGGGGGGGTGCAAACTGGAACCATCCCAGCCCCAGCTTGCTGCCGGTGATGGCATCCTGCCGGTGGACTTTCCACATGCGATCTAACGTTTCTCTTTGCAGCAATCTGGTTTTTGCATGTGGCAAAAAGGACTGAATAAATGCCGTCAATGCATGAGTCGAAGCGCCGAGTAAAGCCGCAGAGCTGAACGGCGAGAAGAACTGGCAATCGGCCATCGAGAAATAACTCTTATTGCCTACTGCCGCTATCTCGCTAGTTCCCATATATCCCCGGTCTTGCATACTCTTGGTATAGACCGCCATGACAGGTGGCCGAGGACTGTTTTTTGCTTCATACGGCGTGATAATTTTTGCCTGGTTCAACACATCTTTTTGCCACCCGGCATCCTCAATACCCAACGGTAAAAAAATACGCTTGCTGGTGTATTCCTCGAACGACTGTGATGTAACCTGTTCAACCATGTAAGCAGCAAGCATGGCATTTAAGTTGGAATACCCCGCCACAACGCCCAGTGGATCAGGTGTTACATTGGCAAAATCACCGGGACGGTAATTATCGAAAACAAGCTCGGAGTTATAGTATGCCCCCTCGGGAGCAAGGTATGCCAGTACCCAGGCGTTCAGGCTCTCTTGATAATCTTTACAGAACAGATCGGCCATAATGTCCGGTGCCGAGGTCATCCGACGGGAAGATAGCGAGGAAGAGTGGGTCAGTAAATGGTATGGCGTGATTGGCGTGTCCGGAAAGCTGGGATTTCGCAGCGTGAACCCCAGATAGTCACTGATGTCACCATCGAGTTGTATCGCCCCTGTTTCCACCAGTTGCATCAATGCCGTCCAGGTAACCAACTTCGATACCGAGCCCAGAGTCGGCCAGATACTGTCGAGTGATGCGGGGGTTTTGCTTTCCAGATCTTGGTAACCGAAACTTTTCGCCCAGGCAAGCTCGCCGCTTTTTATGACCGCCGCACTGATGGTCGCCGCCGGCAAAGCCGTTAAGGCATCCTGGAACATTTCTTCGAGCACCTGTTCAGGCGCTTTATTCTCGGCAAGGGCCCAAGCCCCTACCCCGCCGACGACGCCAGCCAACCCAAGCCCTTTGAGTACCGCTCTTCTCGATAAACTGCCCATAAACTGACCTCTCAAGTGAAAAGCCACAAAATAGCAACGATACAACAGGAATGTACGCACAAAACCGCGAACATTGGAGCCACCACTCTAAAGTCAGCCTTTATAACACCTATCTCATTGATAAAATGTGATTTAGTTATTAACCAGAGGTGCCCTTGTGCAAGCTATGCATTTCTGCAAGCCCGCAGAGTGTGGCCGAGAGATAGGGTTTACTTCGCCCTGCGGCCGTTGCTTTACAGCGCCTTTAGCTAGCAACGTTGTCTCGCTTCGCTCAGCTGAACCCTAGATTCCAGATACAAAAAAGCCGCTGATTTCTCAGCGGCTTTTTCTAATGTGGCGGAGAGATAGGGATTTGAACCCTAGATACGCTATTAACGTATGCCGGTTTTCAAGACCGGTGCTTTCAACCACTCAGCCATCTCTCCGTAAGTGCGGTGGATAATACGGCGTTCTTTGCACGCTGTAAAGTAGAAACTTTACCCCAAACAATTAAGTGCTCACTATCGCAACAGTACGCTGAAATTCGACACTATATCTCTCAGTTATGAGGCAAATCTTGAAGACAAATTGGCAAAAACTGTCTGGGCATCATCTTCTATTATGTCGCCATGGGTGACGATAATCTTGTCAAAGTCCCACTCCTGCACACTTTGGATAAAACGATAGAAAGCCGGTTTATCCTTGATGGTAAACCCCATTTTCAGAGGAGGGGCGACGCAGCGCCCTTTGAAGCCAATCGGCTCAAAGACATATTTAGTCATCGCGCCAGCCAAGCCGTTATGAGTAGTATTTTCAGGGTAGTTTTGCACCAAGTCCGTCACGATCAAAGATTTTGAGCGATGATGAAAGAAAACTGTTTCATTGAACAGCGGCACCGACGGCATGGTTTGCCACTCCAAATCATCTTGCCATTCATTCTCCATCCCACGCTGTAGGATATGGTAATTAGATAGCGGTACTTTACGGGGGATCCCGGCGCTGACGTACACCTCGGCATCCGGATAGGCTTCAATCCAATCCTGTAACCATTTACTGTGGTGGTTATTGGCCGCAACCAAGAAACAGACAGAGCCAAGCTCATCAATTTGCTGCTTGAGCGCAGGAGAAATCGCAGTGGGTGAATGTACCCAGAGGCGACCGTCGCTCAGCCGGATAACCGTCATCCTCAATCCGAGCTTGGTACCCAACATCTTCATTGAGTCTTCGTGAACCCAAATACCATCACCTATCTGTCGCATACCTTCCCCGCTAGTTAGTTGTTTCTATTCAACATTTAACTATA
It contains:
- a CDS encoding hypothetical protein (COG2199,COG2200) — its product is MSLYRQLFLGLSLLFLLLLAGIAFSQFTTTRSYLVEQQTLEIDNAIHAVGLAISPYLEQDDTVAIESVINAMFDGSLYQKVTLQLLKGNTIIERSYPAQPSDVPHWFRQWVNIPAVTRQNTLTSGWLQYGKITVTSYPTLAYRKLWQSSWQLLSTFIIGFAIGVLALKLLLDQFVKKPLRQFQQKAHAIADQHFGQPLPVPPTKEFIPLTHAFNQMAAKIEQHFNQQAQEADLLRKRAYQDPESGLNNRKRLLLHLEDWLEQDTTGTIVIVRLEAISRLRSQKHFPQAAQLAEKVGHHLKSTASAQAKLGRLSHSEFIIIRPEQADATDEEQTTQALQSLLDQLSHIQARYSPESLQPVCGGVITKQARSSLAVSALLAQCDNVLSKAQHSPTRIAAIRHQKGPLPKSESQGNQTPQHALQQMHQPEHLLWGKQQWLELCQTAIDNDRITLSFQTVRDSQHHPLHQEVFAVLKHHEHCYSAHLFIPALNALRQTSPLDRHIIQKAVHYLSLHQTFLAINIAPTSIADTEFIQWLDSFLAEHPVISQQLIFELPEIAFLEESAQTRLLCLVLDRHQFTYGIDHFGHHFDSVGYLRQYHPKYVKIDADFTRQPADGIQHDALRALIQTAHHLNIKTIATRVEHQPQYQALKTLGIVGFQGHYITVHKEANHGRSSS
- a CDS encoding putative toxin secretion ATP-binding protein (COG2274) produces the protein MADPLLNALHFLCHHYGQPHSMKSLLAGLPLQDGLLTPHLLPRAANNAGFQAEEAALSLSQLSPLLLPVIALLDSNRACVLLDIDQDKQRAEIALPGGLDPSNADASGSQTAEKSWVSFEELECQFLDRVFLLRQPFQHDARTSTDTGAGKAPKANQAWFWQTLWQSKFLYRDVLIASALLNLFALAIPLFTRLIYDKVVPNQAFDTLWVLTSGMAIIFGFDWLLKYLRSYFIDIAGKKTDILLSAEIYRKVMGLQLAARPPSVGAFARHLQEFESVREFLTSATIAALIDLPFALLFLLVIYIIAGPIVIIPVIAIALLALYSLLIQRPLQETIEEGSQLAAQKHANLVESVAGLETVKLFNSQPQYQHRWEQAVAHIAHWGIKSRRLTDSVHNLAGLSQQCVSVGVIIYGVYLIAAGQLSVGGLIAVSMLTSRAIGPMVQLSQLSTRYHQAKSAIVILSDIMAMPDETRHDATSDRTQPLSGHLCCDNLTFSYPNAETAALQSVSLTIKAGEKVAIIGKIGSGKTTLQRLLMGLYPPSSGAVRFDNIDIHQYHPHTLRQQIGCVPQDNALFFGSIRDNITLGSPLASDDNIDLACQRAGVHLFTQHEPSGLNRQVGESGQYLSGGQKQAITIARALLNQPKLLIFDEPTSQMDNRSEQHLKHTLKALDKRHTLVLFTHKTSMLDCVDRLIVMDQGHVIADGEKSKVLETLKSKSSQAAP
- a CDS encoding hypothetical protein (COG2199), whose amino-acid sequence is MYPQSNNLYWLGINAPETELFETVELLGSIDDLPDIWGGVICLNFDKPDEQDHNLFLMLRQPKLWTWAVYVVNQNRYSECLCDGIFDEQSAYKNWLDINQKLSRIPDIAQVEPLIGWLGVQRARRIKPLKQLCSLGIYQYPIVDAFYPDLYSSHRFVLGETKREVLEPDKLIDRIRVCKQCNSGHLNYVEVCPSCKNIDINIQSSLHCFTCGHVGDQQLFLRRGKLECPNCLTQLRHIGVDYDRPLETHRCNACSHLFVEPDTLSHCLNCETQTETAELIVQTIYQLKLGQLGEYVYQHGKLLQAPELSIKGKVDAGYFENILIWLNKIALRHNERHLLLSMYLPRLEEYSNLYGDNKMFALLDQITLRLNGLFRDTDICCQYKQDILLVLMPKTAMASISVLQDKIEQLSRLIEEEQFEMHVSAVQIPDPAINEGTKIWLANVIGDIYAAR
- a CDS encoding hypothetical protein (COG1215), which translates into the protein MLQDSLAIFSQLYLVLIHNHVLWLMLFPMLLIFELPLYLLVLTGIFRWSFPTAEQPITHYPFLSFVITCYGEGDDIEITIDTLVEQIYPGQIEILVIVDGASQNRETYLAAKRCKHKHQLARQRKIIVVPKWQRGGRVSSCNAGLAMAKGEVIFSLDGDSSFDNDMAFNMVKHFNDPNTMACGGALRVRNHQTNLLTRLQAIEYMLSIQAGKTGMASWGVLNNISGAFGAFNTAIARQIGGWDTHSAEDLDITIRLMQYKRRYPHYHLSFAPHAIGHTDVPDTLRGLVKQRLRWDGDLLFLFLRKHRHSLTPSLLGWGNFVFTLAYSVIQNILLPIIVAGYTFYIFASFPIKLVIALALMLYLIYLLFSLLLSVIYYFLISERRDDWKAFVWLPLYPIYQYFMRLVTAFAMLNEAIRRSHEESSMAPWWVLKRGKKF
- a CDS encoding hypothetical protein (COG1566); this encodes MKVKFHLDKQLKPQSEGGMKVVYGQTKRSGYKLRWYLILALVISPLLAMAYYLYRTQVLVIAPAIITSYPVTILSTEKAIVSPIPTAIGDAITKGQAVFLLSDSTLDAETRFIEEELLKLSPPAPQINHLYQDSIAQSEQNLDKFKQIQRNYDTFREQGQVSEVDYASILNISNSLYNQLNNQKLAYIEAQRHLREIALAGPVSQAHRALMQQLVAKRAQQNNLTIRSPFDGRVIDIHVLEGERINVNTPLITVSKNITPDVIAYLNPKYLEYGQLGTLAKITFPDGTSFTASVNKPVEVVNKLPQELLTPFEGQPAYLKITLRFEDDLDPKYWIEGMEVEVRF
- a CDS encoding putative manganese-dependent inorganic pyrophosphatase (COG1227); the encoded protein is MKLSPLVAAVLISTGSTSHAFDLQHPANNNTDNLVWTGHLSPDTDTVVSAMLAAHIYGGEATVPERINPESEFVLSYCNAEPPRIESEYGNVQIGLVDFNQVTQLAPTINQNAIVAVIDHHAIGGSPINTPQIVAMDIRGWGSAATILADNAAKLDITLPKQLACAALGAILSDTVIFQSATTTEYDKYYAKQLADLAGINDIEDFGQQMLIAKSDLSHLSASTILTMDYKNFEYGGKKVGIGVAETLTAQQLLDRKEELLAAMRAYKKANQLDHLFFSITDTKDKKANLLWADSSDLKVLKIAFDATDLEKDTLTLEGVTSRKRQIGPAIQNAVESL
- a CDS encoding hypothetical protein (COG1680); protein product: MGSLSRRAVLKGLGLAGVVGGVGAWALAENKAPEQVLEEMFQDALTALPAATISAAVIKSGELAWAKSFGYQDLESKTPASLDSIWPTLGSVSKLVTWTALMQLVETGAIQLDGDISDYLGFTLRNPSFPDTPITPYHLLTHSSSLSSRRMTSAPDIMADLFCKDYQESLNAWVLAYLAPEGAYYNSELVFDNYRPGDFANVTPDPLGVVAGYSNLNAMLAAYMVEQVTSQSFEEYTSKRIFLPLGIEDAGWQKDVLNQAKIITPYEAKNSPRPPVMAVYTKSMQDRGYMGTSEIAAVGNKSYFSMADCQFFSPFSSAALLGASTHALTAFIQSFLPHAKTRLLQRETLDRMWKVHRQDAITGSKLGLGWFQFAPPRHGVFWGHDGGGPGILSRVMIDPHSGNGVVLLINNFFVDFRRRSQLIEELCSSLKVV